A region of Sulfurimonas sp. DNA encodes the following proteins:
- a CDS encoding NAD(P)H-dependent glycerol-3-phosphate dehydrogenase: MNKIGVIGAGKWGSALAFALSEKNEVSISSRTPRKLKNFVPMQEILKCEYLVVTVPTQQVSSWLKEHFVFDGQKVLVASKGIEASSGRFLNEIYQEYIPDENIAFLSGPSFASEVIKSLPTALVINSKNENLCDEFASFFPSFIKAYTSTDVMGAEISGAYKNVIAIAAGICEGLGLGKNAAASLISRGLVEMQRFGYEYGAREESFIGLSGAGDLFLTASSTMSRNFRVGLGLADAKSQQEILDDLGEVAEGIGTSYALEKIAKEKNLYLPIAKEVYEMLEGKNPQESLRDLLSN, encoded by the coding sequence GTGAATAAAATAGGTGTAATAGGCGCAGGTAAATGGGGGTCAGCATTAGCTTTTGCTTTAAGCGAAAAAAATGAAGTTAGCATAAGCTCAAGAACACCACGAAAGCTTAAAAATTTTGTTCCAATGCAAGAGATTTTAAAGTGTGAATATTTAGTTGTCACAGTTCCCACTCAACAAGTTTCATCATGGTTAAAAGAGCATTTTGTTTTTGATGGACAAAAAGTATTGGTTGCTTCAAAAGGAATTGAAGCATCTAGCGGTAGGTTTTTAAATGAAATTTATCAAGAATATATCCCAGATGAAAATATTGCTTTTTTATCTGGTCCTTCTTTTGCATCTGAGGTTATTAAATCTTTACCAACAGCTTTAGTAATAAACTCTAAAAATGAAAATCTTTGTGATGAGTTTGCTTCTTTTTTCCCATCTTTTATTAAGGCATATACTTCTACGGATGTAATGGGTGCAGAAATATCAGGAGCTTATAAAAATGTTATAGCTATTGCCGCTGGAATATGTGAAGGTTTAGGTTTAGGTAAAAATGCTGCCGCTTCACTTATCTCACGAGGTTTAGTTGAGATGCAAAGATTTGGTTATGAATATGGAGCAAGAGAAGAGAGTTTTATAGGACTTAGTGGAGCAGGAGATTTATTTTTAACAGCATCTTCTACTATGAGTAGAAACTTTCGTGTCGGTTTAGGTTTAGCAGATGCTAAATCGCAACAAGAGATACTTGATGATTTAGGTGAGGTTGCAGAGGGAATAGGCACAAGTTATGCTTTAGAAAAAATTGCAAAAGAAAAAAATTTATATCTTCCAATAGCTAAAGAAGTTTATGAGATGCTAGAGGGAAAAAATCCACAAGAATCTTTAAGAGATTTATTGTCTAATTGA